A region from the Cydia amplana chromosome 7, ilCydAmpl1.1, whole genome shotgun sequence genome encodes:
- the LOC134649529 gene encoding membrane-associated protein Hem: MSTMSRSVHISQQKLAEKLIILNDRGIGMLTRIYNIKKACGDAKSKPAFLSDKTLESSIKHIVRRFPNIDVKGLQAISQIRNDIIKSLSLYYYTFVDLLDFKDNVSDLLNTMAACQVTLDLTLNFELTKNYLDLVTTYVALMILLSRVEDRKAVLGLFNAAHEMVHNQIDGSFPRLGQLIVDYDAPLKKLSEEFAPHQKLLASALNSLWHVYPARNMTAEHWRSEQKLSLVSNPAQLLKPSETNTMSCEYVSLESLERWVIFGFALCHQMLSQDHANKMWVSALESGWVLALFRDEVIYIHTYIQSFFDGIKSYGKRVSEVKDCYHHAVQKAGYKHRERRKFLRTALKELGLILTDQPGLLGPKALLIFIGLCYARDEVFWLLRHNDNPPQKVKGKAAEDLVDRQLPELLFHMEELRALVRKYSQVMQRYYVQYLSGFDAVALNLMIQNLQVCPEDESIILSSLCNTAANMNVKQVEDNELFDFRAFRLDWFRLQAYTSVGKTPLNLVDHRELAQFIDKMVFHTKMVDNLDEIMVETSDLSLFCFYSKIFESQFHMCLEFPAQNRYIIAFPLICSHFQNCTHELCPEERHHIRERSLSVVNIYLDEMAKEAKNIITTICDEQCTMSDKLLPKHCAQTIAHLANRKKKDKNKKNTIEIVKPGAESYRKTREELTTMDKLHMALTELCFAINYCTTVNVWEYTFAPREYLHQHLENRFSKALVGMVMFNQDTSEIAKPSELLVSVKAYMNVLQSVENYVHIDITRVFNNCLLQQTQNMDSHGEKTIASLYTQWYSEILLRRVSAGSICFSMNQKAFVSLTAEGAIPFNAEEYSDINELRALAELIGPYGMKLLSETLMWHISSQVQELKKLVVQNKEVLQMLRTNFDKPEIMREQFRRLQHVDNVLQRMTIIGVILSFRQVAQESLLDVLERRIPFLISSIKDFQQQLPSGDPMRVISEMCSAAGLSCKVDPTLASALRQNKAEQEEEEHLVVCLLMVFVAVSLPRLARSEGSFYRPSLEGHANNIHCMAPAINHIFGALFTICGQGDIEDRMKEFLALASSSLLRLGQETDKEVIKNRESVYLLLDLIVQESPFLTMDLLESCFPYVLIRNAYHEVYKQEQMLLHS, translated from the coding sequence ATGTCTACAATGTCAAGGTCAGTCCACATCAGCCAGCAGAAGCTGGCGGAGAAGCTCATAATCCTCAACGACCGCGGCATTGGTATGCTCACACGGATCTACAACATCAAGAAAGCCTGTGGAGATGCTAAATCCAAACCCGCATTCTTATCTGACAAAACTCTTGAATCATCAATCAAACACATTGTCCGAAGATTTCCAAACATAGACGTGAAGGGCCTTCAAGCCATTTCCCAGATTAGAAATGATATAATCAAGTCTCTCTCATTGTACTATTACACCTTCGTAGATCTTTTAGATTTCAAAGATAATGTTAGTGATCTACTCAACACAATGGCGGCGTGTCAAGTTACGCTTGACTTGACTCTCAACTTCGAGCTGACAAAGAATTACCTCGACTTGGTCACCACTTACGTGGCCTTGATGATCTTGCTCTCTCGCGTTGAAGACCGCAAAGCAGTTTTGGGTCTTTTTAATGCCGCGCATGAAATGGTCCACAACCAAATAGATGGCAGTTTCCCGCGTCTGGGACAACTGATTGTTGACTACGACGCTCCATTAAAAAAACTGTCAGAGGAATTTGCTCCCCATCAAAAATTGTTGGCCAGTGCCTTAAATTCCTTGTGGCATGTGTATCCAGCGAGAAATATGACTGCAGAGCACTGGAGATCAGAGCAGAAGTTGAGTTTAGTTAGCAATCCGGCGCAGCTCCTTAAACCGTCAGAAACGAACACTATGTCTTGTGAATatgtatcattagaatccttggAGAGATGGGTCATATTTGGTTTTGCGCTTTGTCATCAAATGCTGTCGCAAGATCATGCCAATAAGATGTGGGTAAGTGCCTTGGAGTCTGGTTGGGTTCTAGCATTATTCCGTGACGAGGTGATCTACATTCACACTTACATTCAAAGTTTCTTTGACGGAATAAAAAGCTATGGGAAAAGAGTATCTGAAGTAAAAGATTGCTATCACCACGCCGTGCAGAAGGCAGGATATAAGCATAGAGAAAGACGAAAGTTTTTACGAACAGCTCTAAAGGAACTAGGTCTCATCTTGACTGACCAGCCTGGTCTGTTGGGTCCGAAAGCCctgttaatatttattggaCTGTGCTATGCTCGAGACGAAGTGTTCTGGCTGTTGCGCCACAACGATAATCCGCCGCAGAAAGTAAAAGGCAAGGCCGCCGAAGACTTGGTAGACCGTCAGCTCCCGGAGCTTCTGTTCCACATGGAAGAGTTAAGAGCTTTGGTTCGAAAATACAGCCAAGTTATGCAGAGATACTATGTCCAGTATCTGTCTGGATTTGATGCTGTGGCTTTGAATCTAATGATACAAAATCTCCAAGTATGTCCAGAGGATGAAAGTATTATACTGTCATCTCTGTGCAATACTGCTGCCAATATGAATGTAAAACAGGTCGAAGATAACGAACTCTTTGATTTCCGAGCTTTCCGATTGGACTGGTTTAGATTGCAGGCTTACACTTCAGTTGGTAAAACTCCTTTGAATCTGGTTGATCATAGAGAACTAGCGCAATTCATAGACAAAATGGTCTTCCATACTAAAATGGTTGACAATCTCGATGAAATAATGGTCGAAACATCCGATTTGTCCCTGTTCTGTTTTTACAGTAAGATATTCGAGAGCCAATTCCACATGTGCCTCGAATTCCCTGCGCAGAACAGGTATATCATCGCATTTCCCTTGATTTGTAGTCACTTCCAGAACTGCACGCATGAGTTATGCCCTGAAGAAAGACATCATATTCGAGAACGCAGTTTATCGGTGGTAAATATATACCTGGATGAGATGGCAAAAGAGGCAAAAAACATTATCACAACGATCTGTGACGAGCAATGCACAATGAGCGACAAGTTGCTTCCTAAACACTGCGCACAAACAATTGCCCATTTGGCAAACAGGAAAAAGAAAGACAAGAATAAGAAAAACACGATTGAAATCGTTAAGCCTGGAGCAGAGAGTTACAGGAAGACTAGAGAGGAATTGACCACCATGGACAAGCTGCACATGGCGCTGACAGAACTTTGTTTTGCCATTAACTACTGCACTACGGTGAATGTTTGGGAATACACATTCGCTCCCCGGGAGTACCTTCACCAGCATTTAGAGAACAGATTCTCGAAGGCGTTGGTTGGGATGGTCATGTTCAACCAAGACACCAGTGAAATTGCGAAGCCATCAGAGTTACTGGTTAGCGTCAAGGCATACATGAACGTATTGCAAAGCGTCGAGAATTACGTGCACATCGATATTACAAGAGTGTTCAACAACTGCCTGCTGCAACAGACGCAAAATATGGATAGCCACGGGGAGAAGACGATTGCGTCGTTATACACGCAGTGGTATTCTGAAATCTTACTAAGAAGAGTAAGTGCCGGGAGCATCTGTTTTTCGATGAACCAGAAGGCGTTTGTGAGCCTGACCGCAGAAGGGGCCATTCCATTCAACGCTGAAGAATATTCCGATATTAATGAACTGCGAGCCCTGGCTGAACTCATCGGGCCGTACGGCATGAAGTTACTGAGCGAAACCTTGATGTGGCACATATCGAGCCAAGTCCAGGAGCTGAAGAAACTTGTAGTCCAGAACAAAGAAGTACTTCAGATGCTCAGAACAAACTTTGATAAACCGGAAATAATGAGAGAACAGTTCAGGAGGCTGCAACACGTGGACAATGTTTTGCAAAGGATGACAATAATTGGCGTAATTTTGAGCTTCCGCCAGGTGGCGCAAGAGTCTTTGCTTGATGTATTGGAACGGCGAATTCCGTTCCTGATAAGTTCTATTAAAGACTTCCAGCAGCAGCTGCCCAGCGGCGACCCCATGCGGGTGATATCGGAGATGTGTTCCGCCGCAGGGTTGTCCTGCAAAGTGGACCCTACTCTAGCGTCTGCGCTGCGGCAGAACAAAGCCGAGCAGGAAGAGGAGGAACACCTAGTGGTGTGTCTGCTGATGGTGTTCGTGGCCGTGTCGCTGCCGAGACTCGCGCGCAGTGAGGGATCCTTCTACAGACCATCTCTCGAAGGACACGCAAACAACATTCACTGCATGGCACCTGCGATCAATCACATATTTGGAGCATTGTTTACCATATGTGGGCAAGGCGATATTGAGGATCGCATGAAGGAATTCTTAGCTCTCGCGTCTTCGTCCCTATTACGCCTGGGACAAGAAACGGACAAAGAAGTCATCAAAAATCGTGAATCTGTTTACTTGCTGCTCGATCTCATAGTACAGGAGTCGCCATTCTTGACTATGGATTTGTTGGAGTCTTGCTTCCCATATGTACTGATACGTAATGCTTATCATGAGGTTTACAAGCAAGAACAAATGCTTTTGCAttcgtaa